The Hermetia illucens chromosome 2, iHerIll2.2.curated.20191125, whole genome shotgun sequence genomic interval ggaggcaatatggtcagcattgcgctcgcccgagatcattaccccgatttgattcaggtactcattcacagctgagacgactggtatccgacgtcagaacacgatacaaatacaaaatattaacactttatttgtataaaaaaaattattttttatgtaatttGTTTTTCATACAAGAGGTTCCCAACAAACTCACCGATTCATTTGTCGGCAGGCAGGAGTCCTCTTTCCGATAACCAATCCGCTCCCGATAGAAGTCAATGgaataaataataacggagctatCGTCAAAATAATGTTATGATCCGtatttttgatttaaaaaaagaagatttttcCGTTTAAAGGTTTAGGCGGTTCTCTGAAAATGCGCGCTTTATATCCTTCGAATTTTTAGAATTCATTGCATAGGGATAAATACAATAGATTCTCAAAGGATTCAGCtcactttcaatttatataagAAAGCTGGGTTTCGTTTTTGACTTTTATTTAAAGAAATCgggtaattacattattttgattatcgctccgttattatttatgCCATTGGCTTCTATTATACCTCATTTTAAAGATCTTCCCAGGCACTTTAAAGAGCTCCGGGTTAATTTCCATTAGAAGTTACTGGTGTTGTGCTATTTGACCgtgaaaatgttaattttttctAGTCATAGCAAATTTATGCTTGACGAACTATAACTCAGTCCATATTGCATctgcaaaaaatggaaaaactcgttctttttgttatttaatataCTTCGTTTCTCCTTCATAGCATTTCTACACgaaatgcatggttttcgagGTATTTGCAAAAAGCCGTTGTAAGCATGCATtgtttcgatgaaaaaaaacatGTTTGAGTATGAGTgactcgaaaactactactgGTACGAAAAACTTTTATTAAACATTTAATCGATTTATGCGGTTATTTCTGGAAAATATCCACCgcgagagggggggggggggggggaggcgcAGCCCTCACACATAAAATTAAATGCCGCTAAGAGTGCACATATCTTcttattttcgatttttatgAATAGAAGCGGCGAGACCAATGCAGACGCCATTAATAATTAGCATCAGCAACCAaaaatagtgccttccgcagttcGTAAAACGAatccattcaaattaattacattcaaaagtaaaaaGGTAATtatcgaaaacgaaaagcgGCGCTAAATTGGAAATACCAGAATCAGAATGAACCTCATCATTGTGCGTGCGGATCGAAGTTTTGCATTTTAATTGTATTTCCCGCATAACGCTTCCCGCGACAGAGATTCCTTCTCTGGGAATGGAATATAAGCTTACGATTAACTTCCAACGCCAATTCAAACCATTATCGCTTTTCACAGAAGGCACCTCCAAATAGACTTTTACACTTGAAGCTGCGTTGCGTATGGCAATCGCGAGCCTCGCTGAATGCACGGACAAGTGTGGTGATGTCGTTTCCGTATGGTAGGGAGCGTGTTATGTGCACTTCTAAACGAAACGGGCTTGAGAGTTTCGCGAGCTTTCAACTGTCAAACCGGAATTTCGAGGAggtaattatttaaaaaatacatTTGTACCTATTTGGTATATCATGTAATCTAATGTTACGACTATCACAACAATCTCGTCCTTTTCGGTATCGAAAAGAATTAATTTCTGGTTTTGACATTTTGCCTCAATGTTTTTGAACTAATGACCCACCAACGGACATGGGTCGTCAGTAGCGAAATACGAGCAAGAACTGACGTTTACGAATAATGCTCGCGGCTTGTCGCAAACGTCAGACGGTACGCTTCGCGAGGCTCGCGAGTGGTGTGAACTCCAAACGCCACTCAGCTTAAGTCTCCGATAAAGGTAATAATTGGTAACGCCGTGAACATATGGTTGCTGTCAAATggtttatcaattttatttgtaTGGCAAAAGTACCTTGATTTCGAAGAAAATGTTGAACAACGTAAAGCATGTTGTGCTCGTGCTATCTGGCAAGGGGGGTGTGGGTAAATCCACTATAAGCACACAACTAGCATTGGCTCTTAAGGAAGTCGGTTATCAAGTAGGACTTATACATTTCATTAATTAGTTTAgtcataaacattattatatTGTCTTAGGTTGGATTGCTTGATATTGACCTTTGCGGTCCAAGTGTGCCTTACCTACTTGGCATCGAAGGAAGTGAAGTTTACCAATGTGAAGGAGGATGGGTTCCTGTCTACACGGATTCAACCAAACGTCTCGCAGTTATGTCGATTGGATTTTTGCTGAAGAATAGGAACGATGCTGTAATCTGGCGTGGTCCAAAGAAAACGGCAATGATTCGGCAGTTTCTGAACGACGTCGCCTGGGAAGAGCTAGATTATCTGATTATTGATACGCCACCAGGTATTTGTATGCAGCAGTCAGCTACTTACCTATGAAATGATTTCTTTCTTTCAAGAATTGAAGAATTATATAGATATGACCGCCTTGTTATGAACCTTTGTGGTATGTACTTCCCACATTAGCTCTTATCCCCGAGTTTCAGTATTTCCGTAGTAGTTGAGAATATCATAGGGTTGATTTCAACAATTTTACGAggcaacggtttcaaagttttaGTGGCTCTCCAAAATGCTATTCgttttcttccttctttagCGCCTTATTCCTTACGAGCTAGAACTCGATATCCAGAAAGTAGGAAGCTAGTCTCCACTGCCGGattacttagttttttttttttgcttttcttagaatttttttttgtgaaaaactggataaagatacagatACGAATTTTTCGCCATATACTTATTAATATCTGGGGCAggcataataatttttccagcccgatagcatagttcattactgAAAAAcagcaatttatgcacccatcttcagaaaaaggtgtttttctgctgcctcgctagagggcactgcgatcatcttaaagaaaaaaagtaaacggcattttaacgtgcagactaaACTACAATCCACAAAATAggactattaaaaaaaattaaaagctaaatttttgatgcTGTGTTAAACgttattttgtgaattttcgtGTTTTCTTaaggtttctttaatgaataaaaaaaactactgaatgaatcgcaattctcctagtttgcgaatcatagaaatatgttctgaataagtcgtgaaaatttgagagaatttcgttggataaattttgggctatggtggtagcagattttcaacatgcagtttcgagaaaaacgcatttaaaaggtAGAATTCGATTTTCAACCACTAAatattaactgaccattaatctgctatacctagtccataaaccttaggtttcttcaagaaacacatgtacagtttTGCCTTCAATTCTTgaccttttagcgaagtcattcggaccgataaatacgccctttattacggcgatcgtcaTCTGGCATATAACTtattacgtatttaacactataatctaATCTATCACTATCTATataatcactttgcccatattttctacactatatctagatacgattaatgtaaaaaaaaaaatttgattccgcgaatccgacatacgggatgacccctttaaagcTACTTATTTATAGTCTCTGCATTTTTACACGTTTTTATGAAATTGCGGGCTTCCGAGCGTGCATTTCATTCTAAATTTTTGTTTGCAGATTAGTTCTTAAAACGGTTCACATAGTGTCGCGATCTAAATTAATTTCAGTTTTATTTGTGTATTCACTTGCTAGGTTTTCTGTATATGGTCCAGTTGCAAATCTATATATATGTTTACTGTTTTATGTTATTAAAATCATACAATCGATGCCGCTTTTAGGGCCCTTGCCTCCGGCTAAAATTCAATGTTTATGAACGGGAGCTTCCGAATTAATGTAAGTGACACCCCTAATTGGCGCTTGCAACTCAAACAGTGCCTTCGTCCGCATTCGGCATCGTCATTGTGTTCCCCGCTAAAGAAAATGAGAGCAAAGAAGAACGGAGGCCTTAAATGTTGTGTAAAGTACGTCTTTCGAAAATGAGATGCGATGGAACTATGGGGGCTCTGAAATATCTCCATGTGAGAGCACCTACTGTATAGTAGAGTTAGAAATCATAATCGATGATAACGTGATTACGATGAAAATTACATGATTCAGTTTGCCTTGATTGATTGCGAAATCTTCTCTATAGTAGCTTGATCTCGATGGAGTAGAGAGGCTCAAAGTAAATCACCATCTGGCGTAACATGCCAttcctgtgttgtggatggcttcagtgttaactctcgccTGGTTGTCAGACGGGATTcttggtggtgttgttattccagCTCGGaggaccatgccaacgagatagtgatctgagtatATAttgagcttcatctctgtacagggagcgcaagttccatgagaaaatgtgcaaatcgtttttccgtcgtcgttgccgggttcgtcgttgtggtatcagtccagtccgaggctcctgttgtggcttcgtaacaagttgttttccgtgtagtgttgtcagccctacccaacccccaacctggaggaccagttgatacaatttatcgcgtttttaggcgcgggagactcgccttcatccttctccgtctgcaacttctcgttaagaaagagctcccagtggtcactacgtggaggtggagataaggtttggtagtagagctgttggtgttggtttagcagacgtttcccaggttttatactccatcgtgggtaccaatctatgtttcgccctgggacctatactaccctttgtcaCCAAATGGCATTGAATTCGTGTTAAAACAATAACTTTATTATCAATTACTAATTAGCTAACTAACGAACAATAAAATACCTCTCTGGACGTTCTCCATATTGTACTCTCTATCGTGCtctgacaccgaaaaacaaaaattcgCTGTCGAAAATTGTTGTCATGGCCACCGCGATTCGCACTTGCGTTCGttcgacacgcaagttgctcgcttCGCCACAAGGTTTCACGCTCCGATGAAACCAAAGAGGGTTTCAGCGAGAAACGAGACGCATGGATCTCTCAGCTCCCTCGGGTGCCGTAAAATGGATACGTCGCGCGTCTCTTCTCCTGATTGGACTTTCTTGCTGGACGAAGGGCttttgttgaatgtcggaagtgaactgactGATAGAGCTGAAGTTCTGAACCAAAAGTTAGTGACTTATGGGCTGTGAATAATGTGAACGGCTTGCCTTCAAaggaatatcggaagtatttaGTTACGTAGTGAGCGGCTAATAACTCACAATCATAGGTGTTGTAATTCCGTTGATCGGGATtcagctgtttggagaagaagcttaaCGGCTGCCACATTTGTTTCactctttggtgaagagcagcacctacggcaatgtctgaggcatcgacaaatACGGCCAGGGGCGCATTTTCCTGAGGGAATACCAggagtgtagcatccaccagctatTGCTTGTTGGCGTCAAACCCCTGGACAACTTCTGAGAACCACACAATCAGCCGGGAGTCCTTGGTTTTCGGCTCAAACAAGAAGGCGTTTTGGATCGATTGATGATGGGGAGGAGGGGGCAAATAACAACGATAGaattttaacatgcccaagaaccttttcAAATCCTTAATAGTTTTTGGAAGCGAGAATTTGGAAATCGCTTGCTCTTTGACTGGATCCgtttggatgccttcaggggtaacCAGGTGACCTAGGGACCTGACCTGCGATTATAGGAAGTTGCACTCGGGGTATTCTAAATGCGCGGACTCAGAGCAAGACGCGACTAGAACattatccaaatatacgaaataaAAGTAGAGGTTTCACAGCACGGAGTGAAAGATTTGTgtcgcgttgcacaatccgaaagtcatctcTCCGAAAGGTCCGAAAGGTGTtcatattgccgtttttggaagtcttcgggagctacagggatctgatggtaagccttgactaagtccaaggtcgagaaaatacggcagtttacgccagagtgcgcaaaatcgtggatgagcggGATGCGGTgtcggtctggaatcgtctgagtATTTAGACGTCTGCAGTCGCCACAAGATTTTCATTCGCCATTCGGCTTAGGGActatgtgaagtggcgaagtcCAACAACTCTCTGAAGGTCTACAAgtaccctgcttaagaagttcttcgaactctttccgcgcaactgcgagcttTTGCGGTGGTAATAGACACATCATAGGAAAAAATGGGGAGCCATTATTGTTGGTGTTGTggtgaacatcatgcttaacgggctcagagagactacgctcggtagtgatgttgcgctAATTTTGAAGAGGTGCGCGAATACGTGCATCAGCaacatcttcaaaaacgatggaaagacgGCTGGGTGAGCTgtatgagatttttcctgatgacatAAGGGTAGTTGTGGGGTCTACCTACCTATTATgtatatccactagcaatccgtAGTGCcacaggaaatccgcgcctGAGATAAGTATGCTGATGTCCGCAATTATGAAGCGCAAAGAAAAGCAACTCTGATTTTTTCGGTGCGAAATTGTAGTGACTGGTACATTTCTTGGTTTTTTCTGCGAGCTTACGGTGGTAGCAGTATGCCCCGCTACTTGCCGAAGGTACCACCTACTACCTACTCtccgatcgcccatttcgggaggcttatctagaccttgatctagtcctacttcccGAATGCAAAATACTAACGACCTCTGCCATCATCTGCTGCATCCTATCTTGACTTTTCGCGAGACACCTCTCCAATCACGTGTGACGCCGGCCAAAGCGAATTGGGCCTCGAGTTGGAAGAACCACGCTGCCAAGCTCCTATGTCAAAACTGCGCCACTCGAACGGCCATGGTAGTTATCAAGGGACTTTCTCTATTCCGGTGGTGGCTCGTCCCGCCACATTAGTCCGGTTTTTATCCTAGACTCTGTTATCGGTTTCCGAGCGATTAAATATCTGCTGAAATTGAGTGTTGGGAAGCCTTTTTAGTAGATTTCTTTATGTTCCACCTAATAACATAAAATAACTGCAACAGTGGAATTTGAACTTAGCCTCGAAAAGCATTAGAGCACCCAATTTCTAATTCATAACAGTTcgctaggaggcaatatggtcattATTGTATTCGTCAGTGGTTATTACTCTGGTTTGAGTCAggcattcattcacagctgagcggACTGATGTTCGACATTCGGGTAACAATACAAATCCCTCCGTCATCAGTAGACTTGAGTAGTAACCTTTCCCTCCGACAGTTTAGCGCTTTAACTTAACTTTAAAGCCATCTGAACATTTGTTTAGTGCGTTTATGAACAGAGTCTTGTCGTTCATCTTCGCAATAAAATACCTCTGCTTGAAGATAAACCAAAAGACTTCTGCTATGTTCTTAAAGGAAAGGAATAATCAAACCGTTAATTTTGTCAGTTAACTATTTTGggaaaaatgcatatttttgtAAATCCTTTGATCAAATATTAGTTTACACTGTGATTTAACTGAATCCATCGACATTTTTTTGTTCAGctagttttctttaaaaaataatgaaaatgccCTATTTTTTGCCCTACAAGTGGAATTATTTCCTTAATAAAAGTTAATGATCATTCACGCGCTGTAATTATCAGTAAAAGGATACTTTttcataaaaacaaattttcaaaataaatatttaaaagaaaatgttaCGCAAGTTAATGGTTTCGACTTCTGTTACAAGGAACTTCTGATGAACATATTACTGTCATGGAATGTATGCGCGAGGTAAAGTGTGACGGGGCCGTAATCGTGACAACATCTCAAAAAGTTGCTCTGGAAGACGTACGAAAAGAAATAACTTTTTGTAAAAagacaaatataaatataattggATTAGTTGAAAACATGAGCGGGTAAGAACTTTACATATaaatatgaaataatttttaaatttgaagctactTCCTCATTTTTCAGGTTCGTTTGTCCGCATTGCGACGATTGTACCAACATATTTTCCTCAGAAGGAGGTGCATCTTTAGCTTCAGTAGCAGGTATTCCACTCCTTGGAACCCTACCTATCGATCCAAAAGTTGGCGAATTAGCCGGAAAATGTACGTCAGTCTTTAGTGCATTGCCTGAGTCACGAACTGCTAAAATTTTTCACGAAATTATTGACAGAATTACAAATAAATAGCAATTAGATATATTAGTATGAAAAACTGTGCGAAGGGAAACCTAGTGTTTGgattgaaaattttgattttttttaagttattCCTGATTCACAATGAAAAACCTTCTCTACAGCATATTCTAAGGGACCAAGTAACGTTAGAATGAAATATTGTGCGGCTCAATCTGGCATTCTTTGGAGGGGTATGGAGATGATGTTCGACTCCTATGCTGAGTCGAATTACCTGCTAATAACCCCTGTTACTTGTAGAAGATTAATCTGGAACCGTTTGGTACATTACGTCGGGTTAAGTCAATTTAGGAGCAGTCAACTGGTCATTCAGGAAGCTTCAGCTGATCCGCTGTCGTTTGTGCTTTAAGTACAACGCACGGCTTGACTCCACCTGTCCTTAATTTGTATCATGATACTTGACTTCTTCCGGCAAAGAGGCGTTGTCGACGGATTTTCCACCTTCTACGGGAGAAGAAAATATGGCAAGCATTGCCAGTCACTCCCTGCAATAAATACAGTCCGGGGACATAATTATGAGCAGATAAAACTGAAAACATTGGCGCCCGCTGAATCATTAATTTAGGAAATAATCAACCTCAACCCTTAACCACGATAGACCGTCTTTGCTGAGCTGCATAACTCTCGGGACATAATTGCTTATTAAGGACACCAGCTCTAATTCCAGAATCGTAGATATGTAGATTGAGGTATGGTGGCACGATATTGGTCATAAGCCGCTAATGGGTTTGATTGTGATCTCACCGACTGTGGACTGTGGGCTTCATTTCGTTGGTAACGActattttttcgtttttccttAGAACGAAGAATCCGTACTCAGCCATTCATCTATTCGTGGTCATATCACCACTTCAAGTATGGGATAACCAGCGTCAAACATCTCGGGTCGCAGCAAATCAAGGGTAGATCCCTGACCCACCCGGTACGGTCTCTTAGGCATTACACGTCGACGTATAAATGATTGCCCAGTGCCCGCCCAGTTCGGCTTACCTAGCAAAATTGAAGGTGATCCAGTGTGGTAAACTTTGAATTTAACCAAATCTCCTTTTCGTTAAAACGAAAGctgggttggttggttttcagtagcaagaaaaaccaattaaaaagttttcTGGGATCAATCAAGGACCCAATGGATCAAATGGCAAATCACATTGTTTCCTAGGCGAACGTGAGAGCGGTGAAACCTGGAAGACGCACTTTTCAACAAGGACCACGACAACGAATACTCTTGGCCAGTGTTGTGCTTTAGTTAACTAATTATTCCATTAATAATTGTTTCATTCGTCAACTGCAAGGATCGAATCACAGTTGATTAGTTGTAATTACGAGTGAgcaatattttttccaattttcattgATTATTCAAACCTTGCAAATAACaattaaaatctaaaaatctTGTTACTCATGATTACGACTAATCAATTGTTATTCGTTAATTGCAATTGACAATAAACTTTCTAATTAATTTtaagaatattttattgaggCTTTGTATAACACCAAGCACTATGTCTGCTAGACTTATTGGAAAGCGACTGTATCTGTTTCCTCGAAATATGATGGGAGGTACGTGGTCTACGAAGTTGTTAACATTATAATCAGTGGGACGATATTGTGTTAGCCGTTGCAGAAGAGGGAGGATTTCTTTTCGATTGGTTTTTTTGCGGGGCTGTTATTTTTCTTAATAAGTGctttagagagagagagagagatagagAGCATTGCTGTCGCAGTTGTTTTATGCACATTTTGCCTTTCCATTTTATAGAGTTTTTTGTGTTAATTAATGAGGATTGCGCATTGTTTTCGGCAGATGGATCGATAGGTGGTATGAAATTGCGAAATATTAGGTTGCCAAACGTGGAGACAATACCGGAGAACTCAGTTAACGTACTAAAAACCAACTGCAAAATAATGTCTCCAAACaacaccaaaaaaaaatgttttcatgtGAGAAACCATTATTTTCTTTTGGATTTGATTCCGCGAGAAATCCTCCAACGAAAAactcttttctt includes:
- the LOC119649458 gene encoding cytosolic Fe-S cluster assembly factor NUBP2 homolog, with amino-acid sequence MVYQFYLYGKSTLISKKMLNNVKHVVLVLSGKGGVGKSTISTQLALALKEVGYQVGLLDIDLCGPSVPYLLGIEGSEVYQCEGGWVPVYTDSTKRLAVMSIGFLLKNRNDAVIWRGPKKTAMIRQFLNDVAWEELDYLIIDTPPGTSDEHITVMECMREVKCDGAVIVTTSQKVALEDVRKEITFCKKTNINIIGLVENMSGFVCPHCDDCTNIFSSEGGASLASVAGIPLLGTLPIDPKVGELAGKCTSVFSALPESRTAKIFHEIIDRITNK